A part of Helicoverpa zea isolate HzStark_Cry1AcR chromosome 17, ilHelZeax1.1, whole genome shotgun sequence genomic DNA contains:
- the LOC124638248 gene encoding uncharacterized protein LOC124638248, whose product MPVCEAHRPISAPLASYGVPHSCSSPPLIPYTLQSTSAIQRYFTHPRNKMGVHLTEYDMARLVGIYRDYDCLWNMNHELYRDNEARQAAYKEILQKLDIKDLTVKDIPNKIKNLRSSYYQELKRIKRHARINDTPYQPKLMWFAALDEFLRPFRAERSLLRKLNVTKKSENSSKNENEVQMKTVAERIPTAGPQLEDEFDNFGKYIASSLRAMPPEFSIIAKTELQKTISDLQLQIIRKNNHHYSQSPYQCASSDNDNEHIIGNETPTSDSCITSVKIEFDE is encoded by the exons ATGCCCGTATGCGAGGCGCACAGACCAATCAGCGCGCCGCTTGCCTCTTACGGCGTACCGCATTCGTGTAGCAGCCCCCCTCTGATTCCTTACACCCTTCAGTCAACGTCGGCCATTCAACGTTACTTCACGCATCCACGCAACAAAATGGGTGTCCATTTAACAGAGTACGACATGGCACGCCTCGTAGGAATCTACAGGGATTACGATTGCTTGTGGAATATGAATCATGAATTGTACAGAGACAATGAAGCGAGGCAGGCGGCGTACAAGgaaatattgcaaaaattaGACATTAAAGACCTAACTGTCAAAGATATCccgaacaaaattaaaaatttaaggtCATCCTATTATCAAGAGCTTAAACGGATAAAAAGACATGCTCGAATAAATGACACACCGTATCAACCAAAACTGATGTGGTTTGCTGCCCTGGATGAATTTCTAAGGCCATTTCGGGCTGAACGGTCATTACTCAGAAAG TTAAATGTGACAAAGAAAAGCGAAAACAGCagcaaaaatgaaaatgaagttCAAATGAAGACAGTTGCTGAGAGAATCCCCACTGCAGGACCACAACTAGAGGATGAATTTGATAATTTCGGAAAATATATTGCCAGCTCTCTCCGTGCCATGCCTCCAGAGTTTTCAATTATTGCTAAAACAGAACTACAGAAAACTATATCAGACCTTCAACTGCAAATAATCAGAAAGAACAATCATCATTATAGTCAGTCGCCCTACCAGTGTGCATCGAGTGACAATGATAATGAACATATTATAGGAAACGAAACACCTACGTCTGATTCTTGCATAACTTCTGTGAAAATAGAATTTGatgaataa